A genome region from Bdellovibrionota bacterium includes the following:
- the rpmI gene encoding 50S ribosomal protein L35 encodes MKNKTNSGAKKRFKKTPSGKVKRKSTKRRHLMNSKSPKAKRQLAAPVYVSDANMLQVKRLLVF; translated from the coding sequence ATGAAGAACAAGACCAATTCTGGAGCGAAAAAACGCTTCAAGAAGACACCGTCGGGCAAAGTGAAAAGAAAAAGCACTAAGCGTCGCCATCTTATGAACAGCAAATCACCAAAAGCAAAAAGGCAATTAGCAGCACCCGTTTACGTAAGTGATGCAAACATGCTTCAAGTAAAAAGATTGCTAGTATTTTAA
- the rplT gene encoding 50S ribosomal protein L20, whose protein sequence is MRVKRGVKARRRRNKTLKRAKGYYAAGSRAFTIARERNDRALAYAFRDRKTKKREFRALWIQRINAAVRPFGLNYSKFINGVQKLNLGLDRKALSELAILDPAGFKAVVDMVQKA, encoded by the coding sequence ATGAGAGTAAAAAGAGGCGTTAAAGCCAGAAGAAGAAGAAATAAAACGTTAAAAAGAGCAAAAGGTTATTATGCTGCCGGATCGCGCGCGTTTACAATCGCACGTGAAAGAAATGACAGAGCATTAGCTTATGCTTTCAGAGATAGAAAAACTAAAAAACGTGAGTTCAGAGCTCTATGGATCCAAAGGATCAATGCAGCTGTAAGACCTTTCGGTTTAAATTATTCAAAGTTCATCAACGGCGTTCAGAAGCTGAACTTGGGACTGGATAGAAAAGCTCTTTCAGAGCTAGCTATTTTAGATCCAGCAGGATTCAAAGCAGTTGTTGATATGGTTCAAAAAGCATAA
- the fni gene encoding type 2 isopentenyl-diphosphate Delta-isomerase yields the protein MTQIWDFMDVVGFEKRKRDHIELSMKSENQAIGFSGFDRVELEHEALPDLDFSEITLETSILGKKLKTPLYINSMTAGHKDAIALNAMMAEVCEARGWMMGVGSQRRQLEDSTKTTEWNALRKRAPNALIIGNIGIAQAIKAKPEDIQKLVESINAQALFIHLNALQECMQPEGTPEFKGGLKAIKKLTLKIKVPVIIKETGCGFSVKTLKNLKNTGIHAVDISGLGGTHWGRIEGARAERNSTQSNAAKTFENWGIGTIQSMLNALEISGEISGELSKTKTFQTWASGGVRTGLDAAKLLAMGAEAVGFAKPAMEEALKGRAALNDWMARIEYELKTAMFCTGSANIKKLKKANWTLRE from the coding sequence ATGACACAAATCTGGGATTTTATGGATGTTGTAGGTTTTGAGAAACGCAAAAGAGATCATATCGAGCTTTCGATGAAATCGGAAAATCAAGCTATTGGGTTTTCAGGATTTGATCGTGTGGAACTTGAACATGAAGCTCTTCCTGATCTCGATTTTTCAGAAATTACATTAGAAACAAGTATTTTAGGCAAAAAACTTAAAACTCCGCTTTATATCAATTCCATGACGGCTGGTCACAAGGATGCTATCGCTTTAAACGCGATGATGGCGGAAGTTTGCGAAGCTCGTGGTTGGATGATGGGCGTAGGTTCTCAAAGAAGACAGCTCGAAGACTCTACAAAAACTACGGAATGGAATGCCTTAAGAAAAAGAGCTCCAAATGCTTTAATTATTGGAAACATCGGGATAGCGCAGGCAATTAAAGCAAAACCAGAAGATATTCAAAAACTTGTAGAATCTATCAATGCTCAGGCATTATTTATTCATTTGAATGCACTTCAAGAGTGTATGCAGCCGGAAGGAACTCCTGAATTCAAAGGGGGTTTGAAAGCCATCAAAAAATTAACTTTAAAAATTAAAGTACCAGTCATTATTAAAGAAACTGGTTGTGGTTTTTCTGTTAAAACCTTGAAAAACTTAAAAAATACAGGAATACATGCAGTTGATATAAGCGGCCTCGGTGGAACCCATTGGGGACGTATTGAAGGCGCTAGAGCTGAGAGAAATTCCACTCAATCCAATGCCGCAAAGACTTTTGAAAATTGGGGAATTGGTACTATCCAATCTATGCTTAATGCTTTAGAGATATCAGGAGAGATATCAGGAGAGTTATCTAAGACAAAAACTTTTCAGACGTGGGCATCCGGCGGTGTAAGAACAGGTCTAGATGCTGCTAAACTTTTAGCGATGGGAGCAGAGGCTGTGGGCTTTGCAAAACCCGCGATGGAAGAGGCTCTCAAGGGCAGAGCCGCGCTGAACGACTGGATGGCAAGGATCGAATATGAACTCAAGACGGCGATGTTTTGTACGGGATCGGCCAACATTAAAAAATTAAAGAAAGCCAATTGGACGTTGAGAGAATAA
- a CDS encoding hydroxymethylglutaryl-CoA reductase, degradative, producing the protein MDIRKEQSTSTDKVSKITENPLDGFSKLSREERYQRLLDLGYIGPVEFDFLMNEMPMDPSLSDHFIENSIGNYKMPIGVAVHFNINGEDKIIPMAVEETSIIAAASKTAKWVKSNGEITARALGQDIIGQIQIARSQNPTKAVERVLAQKQKLISDANVIAEGMVKRGGGVKDITARIIPRSLEIAGDNDSMVVFHVMMDPCDAMGANVINQVCEALKPKIEELTQDVVTMCILSNLVDTKLTEAKVVIRNIDPEIGKGIEEASLFAQLDPYRAATNNKGVMNGIDAVLIATGNDWRAVEAGVHSYAAQSGRYKSITQWKMIGKDLVGTLTAPIVVGTVGGVTQLHPTAKMALKILKIQDAQELSNVAASVGLVQNLGALKALSGIGIVQGHMRLHAGNLALQAGANQKELPQVQVILQKLLDSQKKITVQDAKDILEKLRKGLLYS; encoded by the coding sequence ATGGACATCAGAAAAGAGCAATCTACATCTACCGATAAGGTTTCGAAAATCACAGAAAATCCCTTAGATGGGTTTTCTAAGTTATCTCGTGAAGAGCGGTATCAACGCCTTTTAGATCTAGGCTACATCGGTCCGGTGGAGTTTGATTTCTTGATGAATGAAATGCCGATGGACCCAAGTTTGTCAGATCATTTTATTGAAAACTCTATCGGCAATTACAAAATGCCAATCGGTGTAGCTGTACACTTTAATATCAATGGCGAAGACAAAATTATCCCAATGGCTGTTGAAGAAACATCTATCATAGCTGCTGCCAGTAAAACTGCGAAATGGGTAAAATCTAACGGTGAAATTACAGCGCGTGCTTTGGGCCAAGATATCATCGGGCAAATTCAAATCGCTAGATCTCAAAATCCTACAAAAGCCGTGGAGAGAGTACTCGCGCAAAAACAAAAATTAATCAGTGATGCAAACGTGATCGCCGAAGGAATGGTAAAGCGTGGTGGTGGAGTTAAAGACATCACGGCGAGAATCATTCCTCGTTCTTTAGAGATCGCTGGTGATAATGACTCTATGGTTGTTTTTCATGTGATGATGGATCCTTGCGATGCGATGGGTGCAAATGTAATCAATCAGGTTTGTGAAGCATTGAAGCCAAAGATCGAAGAGCTCACTCAAGACGTTGTGACCATGTGTATTCTCTCAAACCTTGTAGATACAAAACTTACGGAAGCAAAAGTTGTGATCCGTAATATCGATCCTGAAATAGGAAAAGGTATCGAGGAAGCATCATTATTTGCACAACTGGATCCTTATAGAGCAGCCACGAACAACAAAGGTGTGATGAACGGTATTGATGCTGTGTTGATCGCAACGGGCAATGACTGGAGAGCGGTGGAAGCTGGAGTTCACTCTTATGCTGCACAATCTGGAAGATATAAATCTATTACTCAATGGAAAATGATTGGAAAAGATTTGGTTGGAACATTAACAGCTCCAATTGTTGTGGGGACGGTAGGTGGTGTAACACAACTTCATCCCACAGCAAAAATGGCTCTTAAGATTTTGAAAATTCAAGACGCTCAAGAATTGAGTAATGTCGCAGCCTCTGTGGGCCTAGTTCAAAACCTTGGGGCGTTGAAAGCGCTTTCCGGAATTGGTATTGTGCAAGGTCATATGAGGCTTCATGCTGGGAATCTGGCACTTCAAGCTGGCGCAAATCAAAAAGAGCTTCCGCAAGTGCAAGTGATCTTGCAAAAACTCTTAGACTCCCAAAAGAAAATTACAGTTCAAGATGCAAAAGATATCTTAGAGAAACTCAGAAAAGGTCTTTTGTACTCATGA
- a CDS encoding matrixin family metalloprotease, translating to MKYISLLIIAVLGFTNVHCSKSKSSKTKRYYTNGDPLTLVEGTTMSTGSITESNYQEFDGYYLSDAVEFTQKSEVQTMEERLAGQAGSEDQEETAFTSLPESLKFTFKVKDIGGVKKYIYSSDQLNISFISKDGHLIAESGTSEATDILDLKIQHISVKKDRSAFSLMVFVPKDVKGNKNLVALTFTKPFDRVEQKATGDFDFLSAKNVKIRWPRNQNITLNVCNSKLKSSVHRFESSMNLWSKHINSTSFDVKYLDNPPPFSDLNTHCIYLVDNYFTTGSEDYANMASTYTRARNNFLDSDIFIFEKELRKVRSSVVEWYGVYEIFRVMTHEIGHFLGMGHPTNLLNPSQKTIMSYAKDNTEIRLYPRDIESIQELYK from the coding sequence ATGAAATACATCTCTCTTCTCATCATCGCGGTACTTGGGTTTACCAACGTTCATTGTTCGAAGAGTAAATCCAGTAAAACTAAAAGATATTATACAAACGGGGATCCTTTAACGCTGGTTGAAGGTACCACGATGAGTACGGGTTCAATTACAGAGTCCAACTACCAAGAGTTTGACGGCTATTACTTAAGCGATGCAGTGGAGTTCACGCAAAAGTCTGAGGTGCAAACTATGGAAGAGAGGCTTGCTGGGCAAGCGGGTTCTGAGGATCAAGAAGAAACTGCCTTCACATCTTTACCGGAATCTTTAAAGTTTACTTTTAAGGTTAAAGATATTGGTGGTGTTAAAAAATATATCTATTCCTCAGACCAATTGAACATATCGTTTATTTCTAAAGATGGGCACCTGATTGCTGAATCAGGGACATCGGAAGCCACGGATATACTAGATCTAAAAATTCAGCATATCAGTGTTAAAAAAGATAGAAGTGCTTTTTCACTTATGGTTTTCGTCCCAAAAGATGTAAAGGGAAATAAAAATTTAGTGGCGTTGACCTTCACCAAACCCTTTGATCGTGTAGAGCAAAAAGCCACAGGCGACTTTGACTTCCTCTCTGCTAAAAATGTTAAAATTCGTTGGCCAAGAAATCAGAATATCACGTTGAATGTTTGTAATTCAAAACTCAAGAGTTCAGTTCATAGATTTGAAAGCTCTATGAATCTATGGTCTAAGCATATCAACTCAACTTCTTTTGATGTTAAATATTTGGATAATCCTCCTCCATTTTCGGATTTAAATACTCACTGTATTTACTTGGTGGACAATTACTTTACAACAGGCAGCGAAGATTATGCGAATATGGCTTCCACATACACTCGCGCAAGAAATAATTTTTTAGATTCTGATATTTTTATTTTTGAAAAAGAACTTCGTAAGGTAAGATCTAGCGTGGTCGAATGGTATGGAGTTTATGAAATATTTAGAGTTATGACCCACGAGATTGGACATTTCCTAGGCATGGGTCATCCCACAAATCTCCTCAATCCGAGTCAAAAAACTATAATGTCATATGCTAAGGATAATACTGAAATTAGACTTTACCCCAGAGATATAGAGTCAATTCAAGAGCTTTATAAGTAG
- a CDS encoding diphosphomevalonate decarboxylase, whose protein sequence is MSWQASAPSNIALIKYMGKLDFSRNIPSNASLSYTLEDLKTFVEIEQVDGPEDLWKPLVQTGCLSPIFSIKGQQRFLNYFKKLKDLYNVKENFLIKSANNFPSDSGMASSASSFAALSIAADMAFSSLGYRNHSDQTLYQLSREGSGSSCRSFFKPWAIWKNTEVFIPKIKIQKLLHDVVLVDTKIKEVSSGDAHKRIETSPNNVGRKERAEKRLDDLLIAFNTDNWKGAFNIVWDEFMDMHELFESAEPLFCYRTEKSYAAMQAAREFWKENNDGPLVTMDAGPNLHLLWREDQVLLRERLKAIMNDKGFAYLD, encoded by the coding sequence ATGAGTTGGCAAGCTTCAGCACCATCAAATATTGCGTTGATCAAATACATGGGAAAGCTAGATTTTTCTAGGAATATTCCTTCCAATGCGTCTTTGAGTTATACGCTTGAAGATCTTAAAACTTTTGTAGAAATTGAACAGGTTGATGGACCTGAGGACCTGTGGAAACCACTAGTGCAAACGGGTTGTCTTTCGCCAATTTTTTCTATTAAGGGGCAACAAAGATTTTTAAATTACTTTAAAAAATTAAAAGACCTCTATAATGTAAAAGAAAATTTCTTGATCAAATCTGCAAACAATTTTCCTTCGGATAGCGGAATGGCAAGTTCGGCTTCAAGTTTTGCAGCGTTGAGTATTGCCGCCGATATGGCGTTCTCAAGTTTGGGTTATAGAAATCACAGCGATCAAACTCTTTACCAATTGAGTCGCGAGGGTTCCGGATCATCTTGTCGTAGTTTTTTTAAACCTTGGGCAATATGGAAAAATACGGAAGTTTTTATTCCGAAAATTAAAATTCAAAAACTATTACATGATGTGGTCTTAGTGGATACTAAGATCAAAGAAGTTTCATCGGGCGATGCTCATAAAAGAATCGAAACAAGTCCTAACAATGTCGGCAGGAAAGAGCGTGCAGAGAAAAGATTGGATGATCTTTTAATAGCTTTCAATACGGACAACTGGAAAGGTGCTTTCAATATTGTTTGGGATGAATTTATGGATATGCATGAACTATTTGAATCTGCGGAGCCACTGTTCTGTTACCGCACTGAAAAAAGCTACGCAGCTATGCAAGCCGCACGTGAATTTTGGAAAGAAAATAACGATGGACCCTTAGTCACCATGGATGCAGGCCCGAATCTTCATTTATTGTGGAGAGAAGATCAGGTTCTGCTCAGGGAGCGTCTTAAAGCCATCATGAATGATAAGGGCTTTGCATATCTGGATTAG
- a CDS encoding RNA methyltransferase — translation MKIIESKSNSYFKVLQKILKTPGVKKEKLFLMMGPKVVEEHYHHELVKSILVVSEMPHLEPSLKKKIVMLTPELYEELDIFETRAPLIVMDLPKIPLWEPKPPKGVELFLPVQDPANLGAIVRSAVAFGVKKIILLKESAHPFHPKAVKASSGMVLKTQFEIGPSIQELHNHIDRYVSLDGDGVSLEKFDWPKDVSLLVGEEGLGLPKTLKHNAVSIPINADVESLNVMAATSIALYDYSKKMIPKGN, via the coding sequence ATGAAAATCATTGAAAGTAAATCCAATTCTTATTTTAAGGTCTTGCAAAAGATCCTTAAAACTCCAGGCGTGAAGAAAGAAAAACTTTTTCTAATGATGGGGCCTAAAGTTGTTGAAGAACACTACCATCACGAACTTGTGAAATCGATTCTTGTGGTTTCTGAAATGCCCCATCTAGAACCAAGCCTAAAAAAGAAAATTGTTATGCTCACTCCAGAGCTTTATGAAGAACTAGATATTTTTGAAACGAGAGCTCCTCTCATCGTTATGGATCTTCCTAAAATTCCTCTCTGGGAACCAAAACCGCCAAAAGGTGTAGAGCTCTTCTTACCCGTGCAAGATCCTGCAAATTTGGGAGCCATCGTAAGATCGGCGGTTGCCTTTGGTGTGAAGAAAATCATTTTACTGAAGGAATCGGCTCACCCCTTCCACCCGAAAGCAGTAAAAGCTTCCAGTGGAATGGTACTCAAAACCCAATTTGAAATTGGTCCTTCCATTCAAGAGCTCCATAACCATATAGATAGATATGTTTCGCTGGATGGCGACGGAGTCTCTTTAGAAAAATTTGATTGGCCAAAGGATGTCAGCCTCCTCGTTGGGGAAGAAGGCCTGGGACTTCCTAAGACCTTAAAACACAATGCCGTCTCTATTCCTATTAACGCTGATGTTGAATCTTTAAATGTTATGGCCGCAACGAGCATTGCTCTCTATGACTACTCTAAAAAAATGATTCCAAAAGGTAATTGA
- a CDS encoding aminopeptidase P family protein has translation MYIFDQNTIQKRRERLNKSFQNTVPNDALVLFFSGEPTTKPGGFDQSYPFLPHPEYYWISGLRRAWGVVAYSKNEGFVDFIQPITADEVLWEGASGDLRGKNISELEAWIKKSNFKEVFIFGQDEQNQNNGKQYSLPVKAEGQKFLDLKETLNLVRRVKDTAEIELVKRCAKAALAGYQVLEKYIQAGVSERDIQLTYESAVLKAGADKFPYDSIVGSGINAAILHAIPTKKIVEKGELVLIDAGADIEDYCVDITRCYPTNGKFNEKQQAIYDIVLKAQEKCISMCQPGTEWSEVHNTAGRVMAQGLKDLNIFNCSADEALETGAISVFFPHGVGHLVGLRVRDVGGVANKPVQKFNGVNLRVNFALQENYLITVEPGLYFVKALIENQELRSKHQNSINWNEVEKWRSVGGVRIEDDILVGSTPQNLTSIVKK, from the coding sequence ATGTATATTTTCGACCAAAATACAATTCAGAAAAGACGTGAACGACTCAATAAATCCTTCCAAAACACAGTACCAAACGATGCCTTGGTTTTGTTTTTCAGCGGGGAACCTACCACTAAGCCCGGGGGCTTTGATCAGAGTTATCCATTCTTACCTCATCCGGAATACTATTGGATTTCAGGATTAAGAAGAGCTTGGGGTGTCGTTGCTTATTCAAAAAATGAAGGCTTCGTAGATTTTATCCAACCCATCACGGCTGATGAAGTTTTGTGGGAAGGAGCTTCTGGCGACCTTCGAGGAAAAAATATTTCTGAATTGGAAGCTTGGATTAAAAAAAGTAATTTTAAAGAAGTTTTTATTTTTGGACAAGATGAACAGAACCAGAATAATGGAAAACAATATTCTCTTCCCGTAAAAGCTGAAGGCCAAAAATTTTTGGACCTGAAAGAAACCCTCAATCTAGTTCGTAGAGTAAAAGATACGGCAGAGATTGAATTGGTAAAAAGATGTGCTAAAGCCGCACTTGCTGGTTATCAAGTTTTGGAAAAATACATTCAAGCTGGAGTTTCGGAAAGAGATATTCAACTGACCTATGAATCTGCAGTTTTAAAAGCAGGTGCTGATAAATTCCCCTATGACTCCATTGTTGGTTCGGGCATAAACGCCGCGATCCTTCACGCGATTCCAACAAAGAAAATCGTCGAGAAAGGAGAACTGGTATTGATTGATGCGGGTGCTGATATCGAAGATTACTGCGTAGACATCACAAGATGTTACCCTACCAATGGAAAATTCAATGAGAAGCAACAAGCGATCTACGATATTGTTTTAAAAGCTCAAGAAAAATGCATTTCAATGTGTCAGCCTGGAACCGAGTGGTCCGAGGTTCACAATACTGCCGGTAGAGTGATGGCTCAAGGACTTAAGGATTTAAATATTTTTAATTGCTCCGCAGACGAAGCCCTTGAGACGGGAGCAATTTCTGTATTCTTCCCTCACGGCGTAGGTCACTTGGTAGGATTGAGAGTTCGAGATGTGGGTGGCGTTGCCAACAAACCTGTTCAAAAATTCAACGGTGTAAACTTAAGAGTGAATTTTGCTTTACAAGAAAATTACCTTATCACCGTAGAGCCCGGATTATACTTCGTCAAAGCGTTGATCGAAAATCAAGAGTTAAGATCTAAACATCAAAATTCTATCAACTGGAACGAAGTAGAAAAATGGCGATCTGTGGGCGGCGTAAGAATTGAAGATGATATCTTGGTAGGCTCGACTCCTCAAAATTTAACATCTATTGTAAAAAAATAG
- a CDS encoding acyltransferase domain-containing protein yields the protein MNTHAHKTAYVFSGIDGLDKMSDRALMLSLPAVKARIAQAQKVLDKCAPGFDLTEYISSSDEDFKRVFTLQAIAVTVVHIALFDMFTASGEKPDYLMGCSLGDVARSYCAGALEFDVIIAASWNYHLKASKIEGCSAYYIRVIDGTISKERIQEITDAGIYFAVHQTPRHFLVTGTIEKLEQWRLNEAPKARYKISPIYDKPLHSPLMTFITDETYKLYAHTVRPMEELKYKMVSSTFIGLIETREQLLKDMVDNFNSTVRWMEALQYAVNELGVTRLVNIGPVPTLLLFAERTPLNYPVEMVNYLAVTPKPAFEERAPTFIPAPAV from the coding sequence ATGAATACTCATGCGCACAAAACCGCTTATGTTTTTTCTGGTATTGATGGCTTAGATAAAATGTCTGATAGAGCTTTAATGCTCTCACTTCCCGCCGTAAAGGCTCGCATTGCCCAAGCGCAAAAAGTTTTAGACAAATGTGCTCCAGGGTTTGATCTCACTGAATACATTTCAAGCTCTGATGAAGATTTCAAAAGAGTATTCACCCTACAAGCCATTGCCGTCACCGTAGTTCATATCGCTTTATTTGATATGTTCACTGCCAGCGGCGAAAAGCCTGATTACCTTATGGGTTGCTCACTTGGTGACGTGGCAAGATCTTACTGCGCCGGTGCTTTGGAGTTTGATGTTATTATCGCTGCAAGTTGGAATTATCATTTGAAAGCTTCTAAGATCGAAGGCTGCAGTGCTTACTACATTCGCGTCATCGACGGCACTATCTCTAAAGAAAGAATTCAAGAAATCACCGATGCCGGAATTTACTTTGCGGTTCACCAAACTCCAAGACATTTCCTGGTGACCGGAACGATAGAAAAGCTAGAGCAATGGAGGCTCAACGAAGCTCCAAAAGCACGCTACAAGATCAGCCCGATCTACGACAAACCTCTGCACTCACCTCTTATGACTTTTATCACTGATGAAACTTACAAGCTCTATGCACACACCGTGAGACCCATGGAAGAATTAAAATACAAAATGGTATCCTCCACATTCATTGGCTTGATCGAAACCAGAGAGCAGCTTTTAAAAGATATGGTGGATAACTTCAATTCCACTGTTCGCTGGATGGAAGCTCTTCAATATGCTGTGAATGAGCTTGGAGTAACCAGATTGGTCAACATTGGACCTGTACCCACGTTACTTCTCTTTGCTGAGAGAACGCCGCTCAATTATCCCGTAGAAATGGTGAATTACCTTGCGGTTACTCCTAAACCTGCATTTGAAGAAAGAGCTCCAACCTTTATTCCCGCACCGGCAGTGTAA
- the pheS gene encoding phenylalanine--tRNA ligase subunit alpha produces MSSQNEILKIQEEALKAFGAAKDLKELYEHKVQYLGKTGSFSKVMQGMKDLPPAEKPIFGAKVNEAKKLLEESYEKFFAALTKKEIAAKLSSEKIDITLPGPTVPRGTQHPISMVIDEVSGILAKIGYSVRLGPLIETDFYNFEALNVPKDHPARDEQDTFYIDDTHVLRTQTSPIQIRTMQNEKPPLRIIGPGSVFRCDSDISHAPMFHQIEGLYIDKKVSMSELKATLTYFTREFFGGNDLKTRFRPSFFPFTEPSAEFDSSCPFCAAKGCRMCKQSGWIELGGCGLVHPNVLKSAGLDPDQWQGFAFGFGIERMAVIKYGVEDIRLLAENDVRFLEQF; encoded by the coding sequence ATGAGCAGTCAAAATGAAATTCTCAAGATTCAAGAAGAGGCGCTGAAGGCTTTTGGTGCGGCTAAAGATTTAAAAGAACTTTATGAGCACAAGGTTCAGTATCTCGGAAAGACGGGAAGCTTTTCTAAAGTGATGCAAGGAATGAAGGATCTTCCGCCGGCAGAGAAGCCTATCTTTGGTGCAAAAGTAAATGAAGCTAAAAAACTTTTAGAAGAATCATATGAAAAGTTTTTTGCGGCTCTCACTAAAAAAGAAATTGCGGCAAAACTATCTTCAGAAAAAATTGATATCACTTTGCCGGGTCCGACAGTTCCAAGAGGAACTCAACATCCGATTTCTATGGTGATTGATGAGGTTTCAGGAATTTTAGCTAAAATCGGTTACAGCGTAAGACTGGGCCCACTCATTGAAACTGACTTTTACAATTTCGAAGCTTTGAACGTTCCTAAAGATCATCCGGCGAGAGATGAACAAGACACCTTCTATATCGATGACACTCACGTCTTGAGAACACAGACTAGTCCAATTCAAATTCGTACGATGCAAAATGAAAAGCCACCTTTAAGAATCATAGGACCGGGTTCGGTATTCAGATGCGACAGCGATATTTCGCATGCGCCAATGTTCCATCAGATTGAAGGTTTGTACATTGATAAAAAAGTTTCGATGTCGGAGCTTAAAGCAACTTTAACTTACTTCACTAGAGAGTTCTTTGGGGGCAATGATTTGAAAACAAGATTTAGACCAAGCTTCTTTCCATTCACAGAACCATCGGCAGAGTTTGATAGCTCTTGTCCATTTTGTGCAGCTAAAGGTTGCAGGATGTGTAAACAATCCGGTTGGATTGAGTTGGGTGGCTGCGGTTTAGTTCATCCCAATGTTTTGAAATCTGCAGGACTGGATCCGGATCAATGGCAGGGTTTTGCTTTTGGTTTTGGTATCGAGAGAATGGCCGTGATCAAGTATGGCGTAGAAGATATCCGATTACTCGCAGAAAATGATGTTAGGTTTTTAGAACAATTTTAA